CGTTCAGGCGATCTTATAAAGGTCGGCGAAACGACGATCGTCTTCGACGGCGGGGTCCTGGAGGCGCAGAAGAAGAAGCAGCAGAAGAAGAAAAAGAAGAAGTAGGGGCGGGTTGTATTTGTCAAATAAAATAGTCTTAATCATTGTTCCGTAGAAGAATCATATATCGGCTAACGTTAGCGGCAGCTAGTCGGATTTTGGCCCGGAAAAATCCGAAAGTGGAGAAATTGTTTTTCTTAAGAGGAATTCAGATTGATTATTGATAAAATAATTTTCCAATTCTCCGATAATCTTATATCCCAGCTTAAGATAAAGCTTTTTTGCACCTTCATTAAAAGATGATACACAGATGAAAACATTGGGACTATACTGAAAAATATAATCCTCGGCGTATTTTATCAAACGAGAACCGATTCCTCTGCCCCTGAAGGACTCTTTAACCGCTATTGATTGAATATAACCGATGAAAGCACCGTTCATATTGATTAAAATAAATCCGGCAATTTCATTTTCAATTTTTGTAATGAAACAATTTTTTGATTTATCTTCAATAT
The sequence above is drawn from the Spirochaetales bacterium genome and encodes:
- a CDS encoding GNAT family N-acetyltransferase — protein: MIDKIKINISQNKDEIEECAKIMSTSEPWLTLKRSFNDSVKYIEDKSKNCFITKIENEIAGFILINMNGAFIGYIQSIAVKESFRGRGIGSRLIKYAEDYIFQYSPNVFICVSSFNEGAKKLYLKLGYKIIGELENYFINNQSEFLLRKTISPLSDFSGPKSD